A genomic window from Salvia splendens isolate huo1 chromosome 11, SspV2, whole genome shotgun sequence includes:
- the LOC121754681 gene encoding uncharacterized protein LOC121754681, producing MEGLIPVVYRSLKRNKIRRRYECLSTGAAHAYNIKDFDYHDQDQDHEHDRRDDHLDGGRNRRCSSVKVDRTRSFAAVDDAYEPKRLVRFRSYRMVSCLSCAV from the coding sequence atggAAGGACTGATTCCGGTGGTGTACCGATCTCTCAAGAGGAACAAAATCCGACGACGCTATGAATGCTTATCGACGGGTGCAGCTCATGCCTACAACATCAAAGATTTCGATTATcatgatcaagatcaagatcatgAACATGATCGTCGCGATGATCATTTAGATGGGGGGCGGAACCGGCGGTGTAGCTCCGTTAAGGTCGACCGCACGAGGAGTTTTGCTGCCGTGGATGACGCATACGAGCCTAAGCGGCTCGTGAGGTTCCGGAGCTACAGAATGGTTTCATGTTTATCATGTGCTGTGTAA